One part of the Suncus etruscus isolate mSunEtr1 chromosome 2, mSunEtr1.pri.cur, whole genome shotgun sequence genome encodes these proteins:
- the LOC126002074 gene encoding UDP-glucuronosyltransferase 1A1-like isoform X1, with translation MAEGSQLPRPILLGLLLCVLSPMATQGGKLLMIPVDGSHWLTMLGVIQQLQQRGHEIVVVAPDSFLHIKESPFYTWKKYPVQMGRENMKKILNRLGQRVFENKPLLQRVVEGYKDVKENSAVFLSFCSNLLYNKELMRSLVASNFDLMIADPFLPCGPIVAQYLVLPTVFFSNDMPCSLDFQGTQCPKTPSYVPRSFSMNSDHMTFLERVKNMLIAGSESFLCDVVYSPYAQLASEFLQRTITVQDLMSNASVWILRSDFVNSYPRPIMPNMVFVGGINCANQKPLSQEFEGYVNASGEHGVVVFSMGSMVSEIPEKKAREIAEALGTIPQTVLWRYTGTPPSNLAKNTKLVKWLPQNDLLGHPKTRAFITHSGSHGIYEGICNGVPMVMLPLFGDQMDNAKRMESRGAGVTLNVLEMTSEDLSKALKAVIYDKSYKENIMRLSSLHKDRPIEPLDLAVFWVEFVMRHKGAPHLRPAAHDLTWYQYHSLDVIAFLLSIVLGVLFITYKCCAFGCRKCFGKKVRGKKAHKSKTN, from the exons ATGGCTGAAGGGTCTCAACTTCCTCGTCCCATCCTCCTGGGCCTGTTGTTGTGTGTGCTGAGCCCCATGGCCACCCAGGGTGGGAAGCTGCTTATGATTCCAGTGGATGGTAGCCACTGGCTGACCATGCTTGGGGTCATCCAACAACTACAGCAGAGAGGACATGAAATAGTGGTCGTAGCACCTGACTCCTTCCTGCATATTAAAGAATCACCCTTTTATACATGGAAGAAGTACCCAGTACAGATGGGAAGAGAGAACATGAAAAAGATTTTAAACAGACTTGGACAAAGAGTGTTCGAAAACAAGCCTTTGCTGCAGCGAGTGGTGGAAGGATACAAGGATGTCAAAGAGAACTCTGCCGTTTTTCTGTCTTTCTGCTCCAATTTATTGTACAACAAGGAGCTCATGAGGTCCCTGGTGGCCAGCAATTTTGACCTCATGATCGCAGACCCTTTCCTTCCCTGTGGCCCCATTGTGGCTCAGTACCTGGTGCTCCCCACCGTGTTCTTCTCAAATGATATGCCCTGCAGCCTGGATTTTCAAGGTACTCAGTGCCCCAAGACCCCTTCCTATGTGCCCAGGTCTTTTTCTATGAACTCAGATCACATGACCTTCCTGGAGCGGGTGAAAAACATGCTCATTGCCGGCTCAGAGAGTTTTCTGTGCGATGTGGTTTATTCCCCTTATGCCCAACTGGCCTCTGAATTTTTGCAGAGAACAATCACTGTCCAGGACCTCATGAGCAATGCCTCTGTCTGGATTCTTAGAAGTGATTTTGTCAACTCTTACCCCAGGCCCATCATGCCCAACATGGTCTTTGTAGGTGGGATCAACTGTGCTAACCAAAAACCACTTTCTCAG GAATTTGAGGGCTACGTCAATGCTTCTGGGGAGCATGGGGTTGTGGTCTTCTCCATGGGCTCCATGGTCTCTGAGATTCCAGAGAAGAAAGCCAGGGAAATTGCTGAGGCCTTGGGCACGATACCTCAAACG GTTCTGTGGAGGTACACTGGAACTCCACCCTCAAATCTTGCCAAGAACACAAAACTTGTCAAGTGGCTGCCTCAGAATGATCTGCTTG GTCACCCCAAGACGCGTGCCTTCATTACACATTCTGGCTCCCATGGAATATATGAAGGAATATGCAATGGCGTGCCCATGGTAATGCTGCCTCTCTTCGGAGACCAGATGGACAATGCAAAACGCATGGAGTCCAGGGGAGCTGGTGTGACTCTGAATGTCCTGGAAATGACTTCCGAAGATTTATCTAAGGCCCTGAAAGCTGTCATCTATGATAAAAG CTACAAGGAAAACATCATGCGTCTCTCCAGCTTGCACAAGGATCGCCCCATAGAGCCCTTGGATCTGGCTGTGTTCTGGGTCGAGTTTGTCATGAGGCACAAGGGCGCACCACACTTGCGCCCTGCTGCCCACGACCTCACCTGGTACCAGTACCACTCTCTGGACGTGATTGCCTTCCTCCTGTCCATCGTACTGGGTGTTCTTTTCATCACCTACAAATGCTGCGCCTTTGGCTGCCGGAAGTGCTTCGGGAAGAAAGTGCGTGGGAAGAAAGCCCACAAGTCCAAGACAAATTGA
- the LOC126002090 gene encoding LOW QUALITY PROTEIN: dnaJ homolog subfamily B member 6-like (The sequence of the model RefSeq protein was modified relative to this genomic sequence to represent the inferred CDS: deleted 1 base in 1 codon), giving the protein MVDYYQVLGVPRQASSEAIKKAYRKLALRWHPDKNPENKEEAERRFKQVAQAYEVLSDVKKRDVYNRYGDAGLGGGGGSGHGQGGTGSAGGGSAGGSGHFQDPFQHVFTFRDPVEVFREFFGDHDPFLLDFFGDPFESLGHRRSRRPTSLFSTFGDIPIWGGPFSGFSSFGAPGSGGLSAFSMSSSGGGSGLNHFKSVSTSTEMINGKKITTRRTVENGQEKVEVEEDGRLKSLLINGKEQLLRIDAR; this is encoded by the exons ATGGTGGACTACTACCAAGTGCTGGGCGTGCCGCGCCAGGCCTCGTCGGAGGCCATCAAGAAGGCCTACCGGAAGTTGGCGCTCAGGTGGCACCCGGACAAGAACCCGGAGAACAAAGAGGAGGCCGAGAGGCGATTCAAGCAGGTGGCGCAGGCCTACGAGGTGCTGTCGGATGTCAAGAAGCGGGATGTGTACAACCGCTACGGTGATGCGGGCCTTGGGGGCGGCGGTGGCTCGGGCCATGGCCAAGGCGGCACCGGAAGTGCCGGCGGCGGAAGTGCCGGTGGCAGCGGCCATTTTCAGGACCCCTTCCAGCACGTCTTCACCTTCCGAGACCCCGTCGAGGTCTTCAGGGAGTTCTTCGGGGACCACGACCCGTTTCTCTTGGACTTCTTCGGAGACCCTTTCGAGAGCCTCGGCCACCGCAGGAGCCGCAGGCCCACCTCGCTCTTCTCCACCTTCGGCGACATC CCAATTTGGGGGGGCCCCTTCTCGGGCTTCTCCTCCTTCGGGGCCCCGGGCAGCGGGGGCCTCTCGGCTTTCTCCATGTCCAGCAGCGGAGGAGGCAGCGGCCTGAACCACTTCAAGTCCGTGTCCACGTCCACCGAGATGATCAACGGCAAGAAGATCACCACCCGGAGAACCGTGGAGAACGGGCAGGAGAAGGTGGAAGTGGAAGAAGACGGCCGGTTGAAGTCGCTGCTCATCAACGGCAAAGAGCAACTGCTGCGCATCGACGCCagataa